A single Magnetococcales bacterium DNA region contains:
- the dndD gene encoding DNA sulfur modification protein DndD, whose protein sequence is MVFQEIEIANLFSYQDQVTFDLTGHQQQRPIVLISGRNGYGKTSFLNAIKLLFCGPTEDLRNEVQAGRKLSPKLYMVGHGEEWMGVFNRRSKNKNHAGYYVRSQWRESDGVVDARRQWYPDEGEFDPNGKLTIRATFLDEPLEGSEAQQFLERRLPASYLPFFFFDGEKIQVMAEANREQMEEHVEGILNIAPVNSLLTYLDKAKRQWSQEGAAEAEKIQFKRVQREMEELQDQLSHVQARRGECRVELDSLNDQISDLERRRRTMQGFRAKEEEASHKTELEKVQERLAELRQEIVDQFIPEAPLAVNLPLVQQLLDRLEEDDQSLWSKKELLNYLRSHLPLQVFDRPAPVSFRLRDEQQQFYRQRLNDALAPGNLQDDLNVGHGGLGLASERQSALRRLLIRVVDAPSLHIHARRLDETSRLARREIELQQRLDGISTVIEEDRERYLQVQEALSRLHKERDECNQTIGKLDADFERIQRDFERKQDESRQQEQKMAVANRSNARRQKADDLVALYREYKEGLKIRRRNALEVAINAHFKTLMTSHDLVHSIRVDEHFGLHYQDGESQPLGGANLSAGMKQLVAFALLWALKDVSEKSVPVIVDTPLARIDRQNQENLLRDYFPHVAEQVIVLPTDSELDKEKYRMLSSYIYREYKLDNPHGDQTRVENRPMYKD, encoded by the coding sequence ATGGTCTTTCAGGAAATTGAAATCGCCAATCTTTTCTCCTACCAGGATCAGGTTACCTTTGACCTGACCGGCCATCAACAACAACGCCCCATTGTCCTGATCAGCGGGCGCAATGGTTACGGCAAAACCAGCTTTCTCAACGCCATCAAGCTGCTGTTCTGCGGTCCCACTGAGGATCTGCGCAATGAAGTCCAGGCAGGGCGGAAACTGAGTCCAAAATTGTACATGGTTGGCCACGGCGAGGAATGGATGGGAGTCTTCAATCGCCGCAGCAAGAATAAGAACCATGCCGGTTACTACGTTCGCAGCCAGTGGCGAGAAAGCGATGGCGTGGTCGATGCGCGTCGTCAGTGGTATCCAGATGAAGGAGAATTCGACCCCAACGGGAAGTTGACCATCCGGGCGACCTTTCTGGATGAACCCCTGGAAGGGTCAGAAGCACAACAATTTCTGGAACGTCGTCTGCCAGCTTCCTATCTTCCATTTTTCTTCTTCGATGGTGAGAAAATCCAGGTTATGGCCGAGGCCAACCGGGAACAGATGGAAGAGCATGTGGAGGGGATTCTCAACATCGCCCCAGTCAACTCCTTGTTGACCTATTTGGATAAAGCCAAACGGCAATGGTCTCAGGAAGGGGCGGCGGAGGCCGAAAAGATTCAGTTCAAGCGCGTTCAGAGAGAAATGGAGGAGTTGCAGGACCAGCTCTCCCATGTACAAGCGCGGCGAGGAGAATGCCGTGTCGAACTGGACTCGCTCAACGACCAGATATCTGATTTGGAACGCCGTCGGCGCACCATGCAGGGGTTTCGTGCCAAGGAGGAGGAAGCCAGTCACAAGACGGAACTGGAAAAAGTTCAAGAGCGTTTGGCCGAACTGCGCCAAGAGATCGTTGACCAGTTCATTCCGGAAGCTCCACTGGCGGTCAACTTGCCTTTGGTGCAACAGTTGTTGGATCGCTTGGAGGAGGACGACCAGTCTTTATGGTCAAAAAAGGAGCTGTTGAATTATCTACGAAGTCATCTCCCCCTCCAGGTCTTTGACCGACCTGCCCCGGTTTCTTTTCGCTTGCGTGATGAGCAGCAGCAGTTCTATCGGCAGCGTTTGAATGATGCCCTGGCTCCCGGCAATCTTCAGGACGATCTTAATGTAGGCCATGGTGGACTGGGGTTAGCGAGTGAACGGCAATCAGCCTTGCGGCGTCTGCTGATCAGAGTGGTTGATGCCCCATCCCTCCACATTCACGCTCGTCGCTTGGACGAGACAAGCCGCTTGGCCAGAAGGGAGATTGAACTACAACAAAGGCTCGATGGCATTAGTACAGTTATTGAGGAGGATCGAGAGCGTTATCTTCAAGTGCAGGAGGCCTTGAGTCGATTGCATAAGGAAAGGGACGAGTGCAATCAAACTATTGGCAAACTTGATGCCGACTTCGAAAGAATCCAAAGGGATTTTGAACGTAAACAGGATGAAAGCAGGCAGCAAGAACAGAAGATGGCCGTCGCCAACAGATCCAATGCCCGTCGCCAAAAGGCCGATGACTTGGTGGCGTTGTATAGGGAATACAAGGAGGGGCTGAAAATACGTCGCCGAAACGCTCTGGAGGTTGCCATAAATGCCCACTTCAAAACCCTGATGACCAGCCACGATTTGGTTCACTCTATCCGGGTGGATGAACATTTCGGACTTCATTACCAGGATGGAGAAAGTCAACCATTGGGGGGAGCCAATCTGTCGGCAGGAATGAAACAATTGGTCGCCTTCGCTTTGTTATGGGCGTTGAAGGATGTATCGGAAAAGTCAGTCCCAGTGATCGTTGATACCCCCCTGGCCAGAATTGATCGGCAAAATCAGGAAAACCTGCTTCGGGACTACTTTCCCCATGTGGCGGAACAGGTCATCGTGCTTCCTACCGATTCGGAGTTGGATAAGGAAAAATATCGAATGCTTTCCTCCTATATCTATCGGGAATACAAGTTGGACAACCCCCATGGCGATCAGACACGGGTGGAAAACCGGCCCATGTACAAGGATTAA